The sequence GCGACTACCGGGCCATTCCTCGGGTCAGGCGACCCGCTGTTGCCCGAATGGTCACCCCATTACGCCCGATACAGTACCGACAACAGCAGCGGAATGACCATCAGGCTCGCGGCATTGCCCATCAGCACCACGGCGGCGACCCGGCGTGGCTCCTGATTGAAACGCTCGGCGATCAGAAAATTCAACACCGCCGGTGGCAGGGCCGCGAACAGCAGCAGCTGATCGAACGCCTGGCCGTTCAGCCCGGCGATCCAAGCATACGGCAGCGCGATGGCCAGCCCCGCAAGCGGGCACAGCAATGCGCCCGTGAGGCCCATGCGCCATTCCGAAAAATCCACCCCGGTCATGCGTACGCCGAGGGCGACCAGCATCAAGGGAATCGCGACCTGACCGAGCAGATCAATGGCCGAGGCCAGCGGCGGCCAGACCTGAAAATCCGTCAGCGCGACGATCAGGCCGAGCAACGTGGCGACCAGCATCGGCATGCGCAGCAGCACGCCGGGATGCACGCGGCCCTCGAGCATGGCGTTGCCAACGGTGAAGTGCAGGACGTTCTCGACCAGAAACATCACGACCGCGGCCGGCAACGCCGCCTCGCCGAACGCGAACAGCGCCAGCGGCAGGCCCATGTTGCCGGAGTTCGTGAACATCAGCGGCGGCAGAAAGGTCTTCAGCTGCCAGCCGGCATAGCGCGCGACTGGCCAGCCAATGAGCCCGGAGCCGAGCACGATCACGAGCGCACCGAGCGCCAGCGATCCGTATTCGGCGAGCTGGAAGTCCTTGCCGGCGAGCACCGAGAAGATCAGCGCGGGGGTGAACATCTCGAGATTCAGGCGGTTCGCCGCGGCCATGTCCGGCCGGTGCCGCCGCCCATACAGATAGCCCAGCATGACCAGGGCAAAGATCGGAAAGACGACGCTGAGGATCTTCGCGAACATCGCCCCGAACCGTCAGCCGGATCGCACTGCGTTCATGCACCGCTGCGCCGCCCGCAGAGCACCTCGAACGGCGGCTCGATCAGGTGATCACCAAGACCACCATGCGCGAGCGCGAGGCTTTTGATGTCCAGGAACTCGAGCTCGAAGCCCTCGCGATAAAGACTGGCGAGCCACAGCGGCTGCCACACGGCCATCTCGGCCCATTGCGATCCTGCGAACGAATACACCCCGCGCGAACAGTTCGCCTCGTGCGACAGCCAGCTCTGACGCCAGCCCAGCCCGGCGATGAATTCGCGCGTGCGTTCGGTGCAGAACGCATCGCCGGGGATCAGGAACACGAACCGCCCGCCCGGTCCGATCAGCCGGTTCACCACCGCCGCGAGGCGGTGCTGGGCTTCCTCGTCGAGCAGATGATTGTGCAGCCAGGCGGCGGTAACGAGATCGAACGGCACGGCCGACAGTTGCCCGAAAAGGCCCGGCGCCAGCACGTCCGACTCGACAAACGAAAGCTGCTGGTCCGCCTGCTCGCGCGCCTGCCGGATCAGTCCCGGCGATGAATCCACGCCCCGGATCCGCTCGGCAAACGGTCGAAGCTCGCGGGTCAGTTCCCCGCCGCCGCAACCGAGGTCGATCGCGTTCGGAACGGGCCGGCTCGGATGCTGTCGCTCGAGCCCGCTGACGAACGCGGCCCTGACGAGGTCGTAATACGCGGCGGTCGCCGGCTGGCTGTGCTTGAAGGCCCGATAGTCACACCAGTGATCGTCGTTCACGGGTCGGTTCCAGCGGACCCGCTCAGGACGCGCGGGTCAGCCTGGCCTGGAATACGACCGGACCGGTCGGTGCACCGGTCGGCGAGCCGCCGGGCGGCTCCACGCTGACGGCGATCCCCGAGGCCGTCGCCCAGCGGCCGAAACCGGAACCGTCGGCCAGCGTCATGCCCTGCGCCGGCAACAGACCGAGCGAGATCGGCCCGCCGGAATCGGGCAGCAGCCACAGCTCGTAGGCGCGTCCGGCCGGTGGCGCCGCATCGCCGAGCGCGCGGATGCGCACACGGCTGCCCTGTTCGCTGGCCTCGACCAGCCACAGCGGCTTCGCGCCCTCGTCCTGCACGACCGCGACCCAGGCCGGCGGCGCCGCGGGGGGCTCGATGACCGGCGCACGCAGCAGCACGAACACCGCCAGCGCAAGCGCCGCGAACGACGCAAACAGCGCGCCAAACCGCCACCAGCCGAGCCCGGCACCCGCCGGTTCGGAACGGGTCCAGCCCAGACGCCGCTCGATGGCGGACCAGACCGCGGGCGGCGGCACCACCGGTTCGACCTCGCTCGCGAGCGGCGCGAGGCGCTGTTCCCAGTAGCGCACCCGCCGCGAAAGCGTTGGATCGGCCGCGGCGACGCGCTCGAAACGCCGCCGCGCCGCGCCGGCGAGCGTGCCGAGCACGTATTCGCCGGCAAGGCGATCGGCGATCCCGGGGCGGTTGAGGTTCATTCGCCGAGACACTCCCGCAGCCAGTCCAGACCGCGTCGGATCCACGACTTGACCGTACCGAGTGGTTGCGCGAGCCGCTCGCTGAGTTCGCTGTGCGTATAGCCCTCGCAGTAGGCCAGCACGAGGCTGTGGCGCTGGCCGGGCGGCAGCTGGTCCAGACAGTCATCCAGCGCACGCGCCGTCGATTGCGACTCGGCCTGCTGCGCGGGTCCGGGGCCGGCGTCATCGAGCGTATCGATGACATCGTCGGGCAGTGGCGCCTCGCGACCACGGCGACGCACCTCGTCGAGCGCACGGTTGCGCGCGATCGTCGCCAGCCAGGTCGATGCCTGGGCGCGATCGGCGCGGTAGTCGGCTGCGTGCGTCCAGACCCGGATATACACGTCCTGCAAAACCTCTTCGGCGGTGTCGTTACGTCGCAATATACGAACGACCAGCCCGAACAGATGCGCGGAGGTGCGCTGATAGAGCTCCGCGAACGCCGCGCGGTCGCCCAGCGCACAGCGCGCAAGCAGACCGGCCAGTACTTCGGCGTCGCTCACCGCACCCCCACCAGCCGCCGACCGGCGCGATACAGCGGCCGCTCGACGAAGCGGTAATGCGCGACGCTGTACGCCGCGACGGCGAGGAGCAGCAGCCAGAACCAGGCGACACCGGACTCGACCAGCGCCTGCCAGCGCGCGTAGGCGGACCAGACCACGAGTTGCAGGACCACATAGTGCGCAAGGTACAGCGCATAGGAGGCCCCGCCGAGCAGCAGTGCCGCGCGCGGCCACGGCGCGACACCCGCGCGCTCCAGCCACACGCCGCCGGCCAGCAACAGGAGCGACGCGAAACCGAACACCGCGACCCGCTCGACGACGAAGAAACCCTGCGCGATCTTGCCGTCGAACGCGGCAAGGTTGACCTGTCCGGCGAACACCAACCCCGCTACACCGAGGGCCAGCGCCACGCCGCCGGCAATGAGCGGGCGCGCCGGGACGCGCGTCATCGCGAACGCGCAGCCGGCCAGAAATTCGAGAACGTACGGCGAAATCACCATGTTCAGGAGTCGCGGCAGCTTGTAGAGGTTGTCGCCGACATACAGACCGAAAGCATAGTGGCCGACGAGGTTTAGCGCGAGCAGTACCGCAATCAGCCCGATCACCAGACGCCGCCGCAGACCGACCCCGGCCAGCAGCAGGAGCGCGAACATGCAGTAGAAATACAGCTCGTAGGTCAGGGTCCAGGACACCTCGATGACCCGTTCGTGCAGCCCGTGTGGCCAGAGCGTGAAGCTGTCAAAAATACGGATGTCGTTCGCGCGCGGCACGTCAAGCGAAAACACCGCAATCAGCGCGATGATCGCGAACGGCCAGTAGCCCGAGTAGATGCGCGTGAAGCGCCGGCGTACGAACTGCCATGCCGCCGCGCCACCGGCACCGATGTCCTGTGTGGTGCGCCACATGATGTAGCCGGAGATCACGAAGAACACGTCGACGCCGCCGAAGCCGATGGCATCGAGCGGCGCAAGCCACTGTGCCGTGGACGCGGGCGCCAGCGCCCGCAGGTGATAGATCGCGACCAGCGCGGCGGCCCACCAGCGCAGCCACTGGATGTTGCTGATCATCGCGGCGCGACCACCGTACCGAGTCGATCGCGCAGATCGCGCCGGCCGAAGCCGGCGAGCCGCGGTTCGATCCCGCGCGTGAACGCCATGGCCTTGAAGCGTTCGCCCATCTCGCCCGGCAGTGTCAGTGTCTTCATTTCCTGTGCCAGCTTGAGTCGAGCCGTATCGCCGTTCGCCGCCGACATCGCCTGCATGCAGACCTGATCGAGTCCGCTCGCGAGCAGAAAATTCGCCTGTGTCGTATAGCCGGCCAGGTCGAGTCCGTGCGCGAGACCCGCGTTCGCAAGGGTCGTGAATTCGACATCGGCGGTGATGTCGGTGTCACCCATCTCGACGAACGGATCGTCGTGCACGCGATGCCGGCGCTGGCAGCGCAGGGTGCCGCGGCCGCGCTCCGCACGGTAGTAGTCGGCACGATCGGTGCCGTAGTCGACCAGCAGGATCGCACCGGCCTCCAGCGCATCGGAAAGGGTCGCAAGCCATGGCCCGAGCCACAGCGGGATCTCGGTCATATAGCCGTCCGGCCAGTCCGCGGTCCAGGACGCGAGTTCGTCGAGCGCGGCAGCAAGGGGCGCATCCGGCGCCAGCGCATGCCATGCAAAGCCGGCGCCCGCTGCGACCACACCCCATTCGACGAGTACGCCGTCCCTGCGCCCGGCCCGCCGCACCGGCAGCGCATCGGCGACCTCGTTCGCGAAGATCACGCCGCGCACGCGAGGCGGCACGGCGACCCACTCGACGCGTTCCGCCAGCTCGCCGCAACGCTGCGCAACCAGTGCCTGCTGGCGCACGCGCAGTTCCGCGCTCGGCTCGACGATCCAATAGCGCGCACAAGGCGCGCCGATCGCGTCCAGCGCAACGAGGCAATCCGCGGCGAATGCGCCGGAGCCCGCACCGAGTTCCACGATCTCTTCTCCGCCGCTCGCCTCGAGGACTGCGGCCAGGCTTCGCGCCAGCGTCGCGGCAAACAGCCCGCCGAGTTCGGGCGCGGTGACGAAATCACCCTGCGCGCCGAACTTGCGTGCACCGCCCGCGTAGTAGCCGAGGCCCGGTTCGTACAGCGCCAGTTGCATGAAGGCATCGAAGCGCAACGCGCCGCCGGTGTCGGCAATCGCGTTTTGAATGCGCTCGGTCAATGCGCGACTCATGCGGCGGCCCGACGATGGCGATGCAGGCTTGAACTGCACGCGCGCCGCGCTAGCCTTGGTGCGGGCAACGGGCCTTCATACATTCCCACTACCGGAGAACCCCAATGAAACGCAGCCTTACCTTTCTCGGCGCCGGCCTGCTGTCTTTCGGCGCGTATGCAAGCGAGGGCGCGCTTTGCGTGTCGCTGGACGGCAAGCCCCTGCATTGCCAGGCCGGCGACATCATCGTCGTGCGCGGCAACGAAATGCCGGTGGCCTGCGACTTCAACGCGCAGATCGTGGTGGATTCGCGTGGCGAGGACGACGTGGCGTTCATCTGCCGCTATATCGGCGCGCTGCGCCAGGTCCGGTCCAGCCCGCAGGGCGCCGGGACGGGTCAGGGCAATGCGTCGCCGCAGCGCGGCGGCGGAATGAATCCGATGCGGATGATGCCGTTCATGGGCCGCTGACCGGACGGGTCGGCTACTGGCTGGCGGCGACATCCACCGGCCAGAGCACCTGCCCCACATCGTCGAAACCCTCCCAGAGATCCGCGTAGCGCTCGCCGACGACCGGATGCCGGTCCGTGCCGGCAATGTCGGCGAGCGGCTTGAGCACGAATGCGTAACGCAGGATTTCCGGGCGCGGCAGGTGCAGATTGCCGATGTCGATGACCTCGTCACCGTAGGTCAGCAGATCGAGGTCGAGCGTGCGCGCCGCAAACCGCGCGCCGCCGCGCGTGCGGCCGTTGTCGTCTTCGATGCGCGTGAGGATTTCGACGATCGGGGCGGGCTTGAGCGCCGAGTCGATCGCGACTGCGACGTTCAGGAAATCCTCGCCGTCGAAACCCTCAGCCTTGCTGCGGTAGACGGGCGACACCGACCGCACATCGAACTCCTGGCGCAGGGCGCGCAGGGCGGCGTCGATGTGGCGTTCCGGCTCGATGTTGCTGCCGATGCTGATATAGGCGCGCGGCATCGCGGATCTTCAGGTGAGACAACCGCGCGCAATCCTAACACCGGCCGCTTGCACGCCGTCGACGATCGCACCCTTGTCGACCTCGATGACGATGCCAGGGGCGCCGAATTCGCGCTGTAGTTCGGCGGCCAGCCGCTCGGCGAGGGTTTCCAGCAGGCGGTACTCACCTTGGGCAAGAAAGGCGCGCAGGTGCGCGGCGACCGCCGCGTAGTCGATCGTCGCGGCGAGGTCGTCGTCGACCGCGGCCACGGCCGCGTCGATCGCGAGTTCGATACTGAAGTTCAGGGTCTGGGGACGCGCGCGTTCCCAATCGGGCACCCCGACCCGCACCTCGGCCGCGAGCCCGCGCAGAAAGATCAGGTCCACGCGCACCTCTTGACGCAGCACCGGCCACTCAGTGGAATGCCACGATGCTCACGACCGCGATCCTCGTAGTTGCCGCCTATCTCGCCGGTTCCGTTTCCAGCGCAGTGATCGTCAGCCGCATGCTCGGCCTGCCGGACCCACGCACCGTTGGCTCTGGCAACCCGGGGGCGACCAACGTCCTGCGCCATGGCGGCAAGAAGGCCGCCGCGCTGACCCTGGTCGGCGATTTCCTGAAAGGTCTCGTGCCGGTGGTCGTGGCCAGCCTCTTCGGGCTGGACCCCGGCGAGTTGATGCTCGTGGCGCTCGCGGCCTTTTTCGGCCACCTGTACCCGGTGTTTTTCGGGTTCAAGGGCGGCAAGGGCGTCGCGACTGGGCTCGGCGTGCTGCTCGGACTGGACTGGCGCGTGGGGCTCGCCACCATCGCGACCTGGCTCGCAATGGCCGCAGTGTTCCGCATTTCCTCGCTGTCGGCGCTGGTCGCCATGGGACTGGCGCCGTTGTACGTCTGGCTGGCTTGGCGCGATCCGTACGCGGCGGCCGGCGCGGTACTGCTGACCACGGTGCTCTATTGGCGACACCGGTCGAACATCCGCAACCTGCTCGGCGGTCGCGAAGACCGTTTCGACCGCCCCTGAGCAACCCAGACGTTCAGTCGCTGGCATTCAGTTCGTCCATCGGCCAGCGCGCCCGCACCTCGAACGCCAGCGGCTCGCCCGCGCCGGCGGCGAGACGAAGTGCGCCGGCATGGGCGATCATCGCGCCGTTGTCCGTGCAGTATTCGGGCGGCGGAAACGCCACCCGCCGACCCGCCTGACCGAGAATCCGCGTCAATTCCGCGCGCAGGTGCCGGTTCGCACCGACGCCGCCCGACACGATCAGGGTGTCGCGCCCGGCCGCATCGAGCGCGCGCCGGCATTTTTCGACCAGCGTGTCCACGACCGCCGCCTCGAACCCGCGCGCGATGTCCGCACGCGCCTGGTCATCCAGCGCGCCGGCCTCCTCGGTGCGTTCGATTGCGAGCCGCACCTGGGTCTTGAGTCCGGAAAAGCTGAAATCGAGTCCCGGCCGATCCAGCATCGGACGGGAGAATTCGTACACGCCAGTCCGGCCCTGTTCCGCAAGCCGCGCCAGCGCCGGTCCGCCGGGATAGCCGAGCCCGAGCAGCTTCGCGGTCTTGTCGAAGGCCTCGCCCGCGGCATCGTCGATGGTTTCGCCGAGCAGACGGTAGTTTCCGTGCGCGGCAACATCGATCAGTTGTGTATGCCCCCCGGAGACCAGCAGGGCCACGAACGGATAGTGCACGGCATCGGCCCCCATCAGCGGCGCGAGCAGATGGCCCTCCATATGGTGGACCGCCACCGCCGGCACGCCCCAGCCCATGGCCAGCGCGCGGCCAAACGCCGCACCGACCAGCAGCGCCCCGGCAAGCCCCGGCCCGGCCGTGTAGGCGACGGCGTCCGCGCGGTCGATCCCGGCCTCGGCCAGGACCTCGCGCACCAGCGGCGCGAGCTTGCGGATGTGGTCGCGAGAGGCGAGTTCGGGCACGACGCCACCGTACTCGGCGTGCCGCGCAACCTGGCTGTACAGCCGTTCGGCGACGAGCCCGCGCGCCTCGTCCCAGACGGCCACACCGGTTTCGTCGCAGGAGGTTTCGATACCAAGGACCCGCATAGTGCTTTGATTTGGCAGGATACTGGGTTATATTGGTACGTTCACCCGGGTACGTGGGCTTCGGTGAGTCCGGCGCACCCGTTTTTTGTGTCACCGAAATACCAACTAGCGAATCAGTATATGCCTGCAGTCCGGGTACGCGAGAACGAGAGCTTCGATGTTGCCATGCGGCGTTTCAAGCGCGCGGTCGAAA comes from Chromatiales bacterium and encodes:
- a CDS encoding AEC family transporter gives rise to the protein MFAKILSVVFPIFALVMLGYLYGRRHRPDMAAANRLNLEMFTPALIFSVLAGKDFQLAEYGSLALGALVIVLGSGLIGWPVARYAGWQLKTFLPPLMFTNSGNMGLPLALFAFGEAALPAAVVMFLVENVLHFTVGNAMLEGRVHPGVLLRMPMLVATLLGLIVALTDFQVWPPLASAIDLLGQVAIPLMLVALGVRMTGVDFSEWRMGLTGALLCPLAGLAIALPYAWIAGLNGQAFDQLLLFAALPPAVLNFLIAERFNQEPRRVAAVVLMGNAASLMVIPLLLSVLYRA
- a CDS encoding class I SAM-dependent methyltransferase gives rise to the protein MNDDHWCDYRAFKHSQPATAAYYDLVRAAFVSGLERQHPSRPVPNAIDLGCGGGELTRELRPFAERIRGVDSSPGLIRQAREQADQQLSFVESDVLAPGLFGQLSAVPFDLVTAAWLHNHLLDEEAQHRLAAVVNRLIGPGGRFVFLIPGDAFCTERTREFIAGLGWRQSWLSHEANCSRGVYSFAGSQWAEMAVWQPLWLASLYREGFELEFLDIKSLALAHGGLGDHLIEPPFEVLCGRRSGA
- a CDS encoding anti-sigma factor, whose product is MNLNRPGIADRLAGEYVLGTLAGAARRRFERVAAADPTLSRRVRYWEQRLAPLASEVEPVVPPPAVWSAIERRLGWTRSEPAGAGLGWWRFGALFASFAALALAVFVLLRAPVIEPPAAPPAWVAVVQDEGAKPLWLVEASEQGSRVRIRALGDAAPPAGRAYELWLLPDSGGPISLGLLPAQGMTLADGSGFGRWATASGIAVSVEPPGGSPTGAPTGPVVFQARLTRAS
- a CDS encoding sigma-70 family RNA polymerase sigma factor translates to MSDAEVLAGLLARCALGDRAAFAELYQRTSAHLFGLVVRILRRNDTAEEVLQDVYIRVWTHAADYRADRAQASTWLATIARNRALDEVRRRGREAPLPDDVIDTLDDAGPGPAQQAESQSTARALDDCLDQLPPGQRHSLVLAYCEGYTHSELSERLAQPLGTVKSWIRRGLDWLRECLGE
- a CDS encoding acyltransferase; the protein is MISNIQWLRWWAAALVAIYHLRALAPASTAQWLAPLDAIGFGGVDVFFVISGYIMWRTTQDIGAGGAAAWQFVRRRFTRIYSGYWPFAIIALIAVFSLDVPRANDIRIFDSFTLWPHGLHERVIEVSWTLTYELYFYCMFALLLLAGVGLRRRLVIGLIAVLLALNLVGHYAFGLYVGDNLYKLPRLLNMVISPYVLEFLAGCAFAMTRVPARPLIAGGVALALGVAGLVFAGQVNLAAFDGKIAQGFFVVERVAVFGFASLLLLAGGVWLERAGVAPWPRAALLLGGASYALYLAHYVVLQLVVWSAYARWQALVESGVAWFWLLLLAVAAYSVAHYRFVERPLYRAGRRLVGVR
- a CDS encoding SAM-dependent methyltransferase, which encodes MSRALTERIQNAIADTGGALRFDAFMQLALYEPGLGYYAGGARKFGAQGDFVTAPELGGLFAATLARSLAAVLEASGGEEIVELGAGSGAFAADCLVALDAIGAPCARYWIVEPSAELRVRQQALVAQRCGELAERVEWVAVPPRVRGVIFANEVADALPVRRAGRRDGVLVEWGVVAAGAGFAWHALAPDAPLAAALDELASWTADWPDGYMTEIPLWLGPWLATLSDALEAGAILLVDYGTDRADYYRAERGRGTLRCQRRHRVHDDPFVEMGDTDITADVEFTTLANAGLAHGLDLAGYTTQANFLLASGLDQVCMQAMSAANGDTARLKLAQEMKTLTLPGEMGERFKAMAFTRGIEPRLAGFGRRDLRDRLGTVVAPR
- the folK gene encoding 2-amino-4-hydroxy-6-hydroxymethyldihydropteridine diphosphokinase, with the protein product MPRAYISIGSNIEPERHIDAALRALRQEFDVRSVSPVYRSKAEGFDGEDFLNVAVAIDSALKPAPIVEILTRIEDDNGRTRGGARFAARTLDLDLLTYGDEVIDIGNLHLPRPEILRYAFVLKPLADIAGTDRHPVVGERYADLWEGFDDVGQVLWPVDVAASQ
- a CDS encoding dihydroneopterin aldolase; the encoded protein is MLRQEVRVDLIFLRGLAAEVRVGVPDWERARPQTLNFSIELAIDAAVAAVDDDLAATIDYAAVAAHLRAFLAQGEYRLLETLAERLAAELQREFGAPGIVIEVDKGAIVDGVQAAGVRIARGCLT
- the plsY gene encoding glycerol-3-phosphate 1-O-acyltransferase PlsY — translated: MLTTAILVVAAYLAGSVSSAVIVSRMLGLPDPRTVGSGNPGATNVLRHGGKKAAALTLVGDFLKGLVPVVVASLFGLDPGELMLVALAAFFGHLYPVFFGFKGGKGVATGLGVLLGLDWRVGLATIATWLAMAAVFRISSLSALVAMGLAPLYVWLAWRDPYAAAGAVLLTTVLYWRHRSNIRNLLGGREDRFDRP
- the tsaD gene encoding tRNA (adenosine(37)-N6)-threonylcarbamoyltransferase complex transferase subunit TsaD, giving the protein MRVLGIETSCDETGVAVWDEARGLVAERLYSQVARHAEYGGVVPELASRDHIRKLAPLVREVLAEAGIDRADAVAYTAGPGLAGALLVGAAFGRALAMGWGVPAVAVHHMEGHLLAPLMGADAVHYPFVALLVSGGHTQLIDVAAHGNYRLLGETIDDAAGEAFDKTAKLLGLGYPGGPALARLAEQGRTGVYEFSRPMLDRPGLDFSFSGLKTQVRLAIERTEEAGALDDQARADIARGFEAAVVDTLVEKCRRALDAAGRDTLIVSGGVGANRHLRAELTRILGQAGRRVAFPPPEYCTDNGAMIAHAGALRLAAGAGEPLAFEVRARWPMDELNASD